One Brassica oleracea var. oleracea cultivar TO1000 chromosome C7, BOL, whole genome shotgun sequence genomic window carries:
- the LOC106303685 gene encoding putative WEB family protein At4g17210: protein MAKMRADAPVMPPETLPRSSEVGEIDTRAPFQSVRDAVSLFRQVSFPKQQQQQQQQRLSSSTSSSQDAPDVSAEKETQLLLAEQEMERVQLCLDTSVKAKAKALSDLDSAQRKASDLRAKLEATKQSRKSAIMTKHTMTQRLEQLQSENQETESVREDYILSTAELFMAKRELKEIKQEFSISVEERLAELQKAEEAECSSVVNSRKIKDMTEEIAEMRDTVLRLNTDADKKKEEEVKINEERMAARETYAARKREAEQRLEDLRRDCDPELRKEIDELAEISAGNERLQEEIKLARELNEAKSEMQEICDEERSYKSLVGSLTVELDGVQRENRDLKENEKERREVEEGEWVEASRKVEVIMREAEETRQQAEEMRMLVDELRREAAATHMSMGEAVKQLEIVGKAVKKAKTAEKRAVEDMRVLTDKKESLTHGEPDKKIRISLKEYEELRGRHEESERMVQYKAKTVAAQLEEINASRVEGERMLEEKLKEIEEVNDAIDAALRNAEIAEEAHCIVDAELRKWKPQEL, encoded by the exons ATGGCGAAGATGAGAGCTGATGCTCCGGTGATGCCTCCGGAGACTCTTCCTCGGAGCAGTGAGGTGGGAGAGATTGACACACGTGCTCCCTTCCAATCCGTTAGAGACGCCGTTAGTTTATTCCGTCAAGTTAGCTTCCCAAAGCAGCAGCAACAACAACAACAACAGCGTCTCTCCTCCTCCACCTCATCCTCTCAG GATGCACCGGATGTGTCGGCCGAAAAGGAGACGCAGCTTCTATTAGCAGAACAAGAAATGGAGAGAGTCCAGCTATGTCTTGATACCTCTGTCAAAGCGAAAGCAAAAGCACTCTCCGACCTCGACTCTGCTCAGAGGAAGGCATCTGATTTGAGGGCTAAACTAGAAGCCACCAAACAATCCAGAAAATCCGCCATCATGACCAAACACACAATGACTCAACGGTTAGAGCAGCTCCAATCCGAAAACCAAGAAACAGAGAGCGTAAGAGAGGATTACATCTTATCCACCGCAGAGCTGTTCATGGCGAAGCGGGAGCTAAAGGAAATCAAACAAGAATTCAGCATTTCCGTGGAAGAGAGGTTAGCTGAGCTTCAAAAAGCAGAGGAAGCAGAGTGTTCATCAGTGGTTAACTCCCGAAAGATCAAAGACATGACGGAGGAGATAGCCGAGATGCGGGACACTGTTCTGAGACTGAACACCGATGCTGATAAGAAAAAGGAGGAAGAGGTAAAGATAAACGAGGAGAGAATGGCTGCGAGGGAAACTTACGCGGCAAGGAAGCGAGAGGCTGAGCAGAGGCTGGAGGATCTGAGGCGAGATTGCGACCCTGAACTGAGGAAAGAGATAGATGAGCTAGCGGAGATATCCGCGGGGAACGAGCGTTTACAGGAGGAGATCAAACTCGCTCGTGAACTCAACGAGGCCAAGAGCGAGATGCAAGAGATTTGCGATGAAGAGAGATCATACAAAAGCTTGGTGGGGTCGCTGACGGTGGAGCTGGACGGAGTGCAGAGAGAGAACAGAGACCTGAAGGAAAACGAAAAGGAGAGACGAGAAGTCGAGGAAGGAGAATGGGTTGAAGCGAGCCGTAAGGTCGAAGTAATAATGCGTGAAGCAGAGGAAACAAGACAACAAGCTGAAGAGATGAGGATGCTCGTCGACGAACTCAGGAGAGAAGCAGCAGCCACGCATATGTCGATGGGTGAAGCAGTGAAACAGCTGGAGATAGTTGGAAAAGCCGTGAAGAAAGCCAAAACGGCTGAGAAGAGAGCTGTGGAAGACATGAGAGTGCTTACCGATAAGAAGGAGAGCTTGACGCATGGTGAGCCTGACAAGAAGATTAGGATATCGCTGAAAGAGTACGAGGAGTTGAGAGGGAGGCATGAAGAGTCGGAGAGAATGGTACAGTACAAAGCGAAAACGGTTGCTGCGCAGCTGGAAGAGATCAACGCGAGCAGAGTGGAAGGGGAGAGAATGTTGGAGGAGAAGTTGAAAGAGATCGAAGAGGTGAATGATGCGATT